The following coding sequences lie in one Pseudomonas monsensis genomic window:
- a CDS encoding beta (1-6) glucans synthase, with amino-acid sequence MQVTCVALQPLGLTMSATSRFPFIPYLFACLLGLLALGGFWYDLGKPVILPDAATPTHKLQCASYTPFDKDQSPFDVPFKLRPERMDADLALLATRFECIRTYSMTGLEALPELARKHGLKLMIGAWVNSNPVDTEKEVDLLIKSANANPDVVNAVIVGNEALLRKEVTGAQLAKLINKVKSQVKQPVTYADVWEFWLKHPEVAPAVDFLTIHLLPYWEDDPSNIDVALQHVADVRQVFGNKFAPKDVMIGETGWPSEGRQRETALPSRVNEAKFIRGFVAMAEKEGWHYNLIEAFDQPWKRGSEGAVGGYWGLFDADRQDKGVLAGPVTNVPYWKEWLGLGGLIFLGTLLLGGRVRSTQSALILPLLGAVAACSIGAWGDLARVTTRFASEWLWVGLLTVLNLSVLVHAALTLSARQGWRERAFNWLERRAGWLVAVAGFAAAVMMLEMVFDARYRSFASMAFILPALVYVCRPVSVPRREIALLTFIIGAGIAPQLYEEGLLNQQAWGWALVSGLMVAALWRCLRVRKT; translated from the coding sequence ATGCAGGTAACATGCGTCGCTTTGCAGCCACTCGGCCTGACCATGTCCGCGACGTCCCGCTTCCCGTTTATTCCTTATCTCTTCGCTTGCCTGCTCGGCCTGCTGGCCCTTGGCGGCTTCTGGTACGACCTCGGCAAGCCGGTGATCCTCCCGGACGCCGCGACCCCGACGCATAAATTGCAGTGCGCCTCCTACACGCCTTTCGACAAGGATCAGTCGCCGTTCGACGTGCCGTTCAAACTGCGTCCGGAACGCATGGATGCCGACCTTGCCCTGCTGGCGACGCGCTTCGAATGCATCCGCACCTATTCGATGACCGGCCTCGAAGCCCTGCCGGAACTGGCGCGCAAGCACGGTTTGAAGTTGATGATCGGCGCCTGGGTCAACAGCAACCCGGTGGACACCGAAAAAGAAGTCGATCTGCTGATCAAGTCGGCCAACGCCAACCCGGACGTGGTCAACGCAGTGATCGTCGGCAACGAAGCCTTGCTGCGCAAGGAAGTCACCGGCGCACAATTGGCCAAACTGATCAACAAAGTCAAAAGCCAGGTCAAGCAACCGGTCACGTATGCCGATGTCTGGGAGTTCTGGCTCAAGCACCCGGAAGTCGCGCCGGCGGTGGATTTCCTGACCATTCACCTGCTGCCGTACTGGGAAGACGACCCGTCGAACATCGACGTCGCCCTGCAACACGTGGCGGATGTGCGTCAGGTGTTCGGCAACAAGTTTGCGCCCAAGGACGTGATGATCGGCGAGACCGGCTGGCCCAGCGAAGGCCGCCAGCGCGAGACCGCCCTGCCGAGCCGAGTCAATGAAGCCAAGTTCATTCGTGGTTTTGTCGCGATGGCCGAAAAGGAAGGCTGGCACTACAACCTGATCGAAGCGTTCGACCAGCCATGGAAGCGTGGCAGCGAAGGCGCGGTTGGCGGTTACTGGGGTCTGTTCGACGCGGATCGTCAGGACAAAGGCGTACTCGCCGGGCCGGTGACCAATGTGCCGTACTGGAAGGAATGGCTGGGCCTCGGCGGGCTGATTTTCCTCGGTACGCTGCTGCTCGGCGGCCGGGTGCGCAGCACACAATCGGCATTGATCCTGCCGCTGCTCGGTGCGGTGGCTGCCTGCTCGATCGGCGCCTGGGGCGATCTGGCGCGGGTGACCACGCGGTTTGCCAGCGAATGGCTGTGGGTCGGCTTGCTGACCGTGTTGAATCTGTCAGTGCTGGTGCACGCTGCGTTGACCTTGAGCGCCCGCCAGGGCTGGCGTGAACGCGCGTTCAATTGGCTGGAGCGCCGCGCCGGGTGGCTGGTCGCTGTGGCCGGTTTTGCCGCTGCGGTGATGATGCTGGAGATGGTGTTCGACGCACGTTATCGCAGCTTCGCCAGCATGGCGTTCATTCTGCCGGCGCTGGTGTACGTGTGCCGCCCGGTCAGTGTGCCGCGCCGGGAAATCGCCCTGCTGACCTTCATCATCGGCGCAGGGATTGCCCCGCAGCTGTATGAAGAGGGATTGTTGAATCAGCAGGCGTGGGGCTGGGCGCTGGTCAGTGGCTTGATGGTGGCGGCGCTTTGGCGTTGCCTTCGTGTTCGCAAGACCTGA